Proteins encoded by one window of Pecten maximus chromosome 15, xPecMax1.1, whole genome shotgun sequence:
- the LOC117343409 gene encoding cysteine-rich, acidic integral membrane protein-like, with protein MIQTINRKQDNGMQSGSSIATFSSGDCNMTLSSWDCNVTLSSGDCNVTLSSGDCDVTLSSGDCNVTLSSGDCYMTLSSGGCNVTLSSGGCNVTLSSKDCNVTLSSGGCNVTLSSKDCYMTLSSGGCNVTLSSEDCNVTLSSGDRNVTLSSGDCNMNLSSRDCNMTLSSGGCNVTLSSGDCYVTLSSGDCNVTLSSWDCYVTLSSGDCNVTLSSWDCYMTLSSGDCNMNLSSRDCNVTLSSGDCNMTLSSGDCNMNLSSGGCNVTLSSGDCNMTLSSGDCNMNLSSRDCNVTLSSGGCNVTLSSEDCNVTLSSGDCNVTLSSGGCNVTLSSGDCNVTLSSGDCNVTLSSGDCNVTLSSGDCNVTLSSEDCDVTLSSGDCNVTLSSGDCNVTLSSGDCNVTLSSGDCDVTLSSEDCYMTLSSGGCNVTLSSGDCNVTLSSEDCDVTLSSGDCNVTLSSGDCDVTLSSRGCNVTLSSGDCDVTLSSGDCNVTLSSGDCNVTLSSGDCNVTLSSGDCNVTLSSGDCDVTLSSEDCYMTLSFGDCYMTLSSGDCNMTLSSRGCNVTLSSGDCNVTLSSGDVM; from the coding sequence ATGATACAAACCATTAACCGGAAGCAAGATAACGGCATGCAATCTGGTAGCAGTATTGCGACATTCTCCTCTGGGGACTGTAATATGACCTTGTCATCTTGGGACTGTAATGTGACCTTGTCATCTGGGGACTGTAATGTGACCTTGTCTTCTGGGGACTGTGATGTGACCTTGTCATCTGGGGACTGTAATGTGACCTTGTCATCTGGGGACTGTTATATGACCTTGTCATCTGGGGGCTGTAATGTGACCTTGTCATCTGGGGGCTGTAATGTGACCTTGTCATCTAAGGACTGTAATGTGACCTTGTCATCTGGGGGCTGTAATGTGACCTTGTCATCTAAGGACTGTTATATGACCTTGTCATCTGGGGGCTGTAATGTGACCTTGTCATCTGAGGACTGTAATGTGACCTTGTCATCTGGGGACCGTAATGTGACCTTGTCATCTGGGGACTGTAATATGAACTTGTCATCTCGGGACTGTAATATGACCTTGTCATCTGGGGGCTGTAATGTGACCTTGTCATCTGGGGACTGTTATGTGACCTTGTCATCTGGGGACTGTAATGTGACCTTGTCATCTTGGGACTGTTATGTGACCTTGTCATCTGGGGACTGTAATGTGACCTTGTCATCTTGGGACTGTTATATGACCTTGTCATCTGGGGACTGTAATATGAACTTGTCATCTCGGGACTGTAATGTGACCCTATCATCTGGGGACTGTAATATGACCTTGTCATCTGGGGACTGTAATATGAACTTGTCATCTGGGGGCTGTAATGTGACCTTGTCTTCTGGGGACTGTAATATGACCTTGTCATCTGGGGACTGTAATATGAACTTGTCATCTCGGGACTGTAATGTGACCCTATCATCTGGGGGCTGTAATGTGACCTTGTCATCTGAGGACTGTAATGTGACCTTGTCATCTGGGGACTGTAATGTGACCTTGTCATCTGGGGGCTGTAATGTGACCTTGTCTTCTGGGGACTGTAATGTGACCTTGTCATCTGGGGACTGTAATGTGACCTTGTCATCTGGGGATTGTAATGTGACCTTGTCATCTGGGGACTGTAATGTGACCTTGTCATCTGAGGACTGTGATGTGACCTTGTCATCTGGGGACTGTAATGTGACCTTGTCATCTGGGGACTGTAATGTGACCTTGTCATCTGGGGACTGTAATGTGACCTTGTCTTCTGGGGACTGTGATGTGACCTTGTCATCTGAGGACTGTTATATGACCTTGTCATCTGGGGGCTGTAATGTGACCTTGTCATCTGGGGACTGTAATGTGACCTTGTCATCTGAGGACTGTGATGTGACCTTGTCATCTGGGGACTGTAATGTGACCTTGTCATCTGGGGACTGTGATGTGACCTTGTCATCTAGGGGCTGTAATGTGACCTTGTCATCTGGGGACTGTGATGTGACCTTGTCATCTGGGGACTGTAATGTGACCTTGTCATCTGGGGACTGTAATGTGACCTTGTCATCTGGGGACTGTAATGTGACCTTGTCATCTGGGGACTGTAATGTGACCTTGTCTTCTGGGGACTGTGATGTGACCTTGTCATCTGAGGACTGTTATATGACCTTGTCATTTGGGGACTGTTATATGACCTTGTCATCTGGGGACTGTAATATGACCTTGTCATCTAGGGGCTGTAATGTGACCTTGTCATCTGGGGATTGTAATGTGACCTTGTCATCTGGGGATGTAATGTGA